One window of Gloeothece citriformis PCC 7424 genomic DNA carries:
- a CDS encoding XisI protein has translation MEKLNYKEIVEKVLENHAKNPSNSQTEVKLIFDPERERFFVLNIGWQDLTRIFGCIIYIEIKDGKIWIERDGTEIGVANELVEAGVPKQDIVLGFKAPYKRKFTDFAASLS, from the coding sequence ATGGAAAAACTGAATTACAAAGAAATAGTCGAAAAAGTTCTGGAAAATCACGCCAAAAATCCCTCAAATAGTCAGACAGAAGTGAAATTAATATTTGATCCAGAGCGCGAGCGCTTTTTTGTTCTGAATATTGGTTGGCAAGACCTAACGCGGATATTTGGTTGTATCATTTACATAGAAATTAAAGATGGCAAAATTTGGATCGAACGGGATGGAACAGAAATCGGAGTGGCTAATGAATTAGTAGAAGCGGGAGTTCCTAAACAAGATATAGTTTTGGGTTTTAAAGCCCCATATAAACGGAAATTTACTGATTTTGCTGCTAGCTTAAGCTAA
- a CDS encoding XisH family protein → MPAKDLFHNTVKTALEKDGWTITDENLLIQVEDVDFYLDLTAQRILAASKTGKKIAVEIKSFLGASEVTEFHLALGQCLNYRSALRLTEPNRTLYLAIPLDVYDDFFSRKFIQRIIVEYQLKLLIFNPEQEEIVLWKN, encoded by the coding sequence ATGCCAGCTAAAGATTTATTTCATAATACAGTTAAAACAGCCCTTGAAAAAGATGGATGGACAATTACTGACGAGAATCTCTTAATTCAAGTTGAGGATGTTGATTTTTACCTAGACTTAACAGCACAGAGAATTTTAGCTGCATCAAAAACTGGCAAAAAAATAGCAGTAGAGATAAAATCTTTTTTAGGAGCCTCAGAGGTAACTGAATTTCACCTAGCTCTTGGTCAATGTCTCAATTACCGTTCAGCATTGAGGTTGACCGAACCTAATCGGACTTTGTATTTAGCCATTCCGCTAGATGTTTACGATGACTTTTTTAGTCGGAAATTTATTCAAAGAATTATTGTTGAATATCAACTAAAATTACTAATTTTTAACCCAGAGCAAGAGGAGATTGTTTTATGGAAAAACTGA
- a CDS encoding type II toxin-antitoxin system Phd/YefM family antitoxin: MSIKTLDIQQLQISVSELLSLIQNDQEIVITNGKTPIAKLTLLNPLEPNIRKSAKTPQPGLNLGAMVMSDDFDQPLPDEFWWQNS; this comes from the coding sequence ATGTCAATCAAAACACTGGATATTCAACAATTACAAATCAGTGTTAGTGAATTGCTCTCTTTGATTCAAAATGACCAAGAAATAGTAATTACTAATGGTAAGACTCCCATTGCTAAATTGACTCTACTTAATCCTCTAGAGCCAAATATCCGTAAATCAGCAAAGACACCACAGCCAGGATTAAATTTAGGTGCAATGGTTATGAGTGATGATTTTGATCAACCTTTACCCGATGAATTTTGGTGGCAAAATTCATGA
- a CDS encoding nucleotidyltransferase family protein → MKTNQIPINLEQIYQRLNIPPETLANFCQKNQIRELSLFGSVLREDFNENSDIDLLVVFDSDVTNPMSLMDLVKIQYELEDLIQRKIDLIEKRSVIDSHNWIRRQNILNTAQTIYEARSFLFT, encoded by the coding sequence ATGAAAACAAATCAAATCCCAATAAATCTAGAACAAATTTATCAAAGATTGAACATTCCCCCGGAAACCTTGGCAAACTTTTGTCAAAAAAATCAGATTAGGGAACTTTCTCTTTTTGGTTCAGTGTTACGAGAAGATTTTAACGAAAATAGTGATATAGATCTGCTTGTTGTATTTGATTCAGATGTAACAAATCCCATGAGTTTGATGGATTTAGTCAAAATACAATATGAATTAGAAGACCTAATTCAACGAAAAATAGACTTAATCGAAAAGCGTTCTGTTATAGATAGTCATAACTGGATACGCCGTCAAAATATTTTAAACACAGCACAGACGATTTATGAAGCAAGATCCTTCCTATTTACTTGA
- a CDS encoding tetratricopeptide repeat protein, which produces MSGNTATSLVQFSQFSGVEMNANLIVSEKLARQQQKLITLSKYVEKYPQGWKKRLELANLLYEMGNWQQAVTEYYQVIERQPQLINVRLQLGKILQLMGLKKEAREIYEQALLLSENDGTQHHIKGLIALCTGESQEAITAFNLATSLEPKKVVHWLALAQVHQGRESPLGTLSALEQVLTINPDDVMALIYSYDALLEVGDISAARGRLNRLIVIAGDDFRVLQRQIAQCCQMRLVSGEEGKQTKKMITSLLRLTPDGVGAYNSLAYYHILRGDWRQGVEVLAKFTAEHPQHPYGWYFYGRCLSDTGEYQKAALMMEKAYHLYPDDCEIYRGLCEILPFVTSPPTPLHLPLPPPARRGESGTSFIFGEGSKITLASIVEEMLKRFPELWSVWATAGRVLVEHFQEFERGCQVSQQGTELQPQLADAWFRHGRVLAKAGKHQEAVEALLKGWALLPVGGYQLSVPAAVWLGESYKALCDAKTSKKWWEAAGQGCQELRTFNPAAADYWLGLALVGLGDKLGAIQAYQSALTQQLLYPARGEVEKILQRLKGKKGKGSRG; this is translated from the coding sequence ATGTCTGGAAACACTGCCACATCCTTGGTACAGTTCAGCCAATTCTCTGGGGTGGAGATGAATGCTAACTTAATTGTCTCAGAAAAGCTAGCTAGACAACAGCAAAAACTCATCACTTTAAGTAAGTATGTCGAGAAATATCCCCAAGGATGGAAAAAAAGATTAGAATTGGCTAATTTACTTTATGAGATGGGAAACTGGCAACAAGCAGTTACAGAATATTATCAAGTAATTGAACGACAACCTCAATTAATTAATGTGCGACTACAATTGGGGAAAATCTTGCAGCTAATGGGACTCAAAAAAGAGGCAAGAGAAATCTATGAACAAGCTTTATTGTTGTCTGAAAATGATGGGACTCAGCATCATATAAAAGGATTAATTGCTCTTTGCACAGGGGAGAGTCAGGAGGCAATTACTGCTTTTAATTTAGCCACGAGTTTAGAACCTAAAAAAGTCGTTCACTGGTTAGCTTTGGCACAGGTACATCAGGGTAGAGAAAGTCCCCTTGGTACTCTCAGTGCTTTGGAGCAGGTTTTGACCATTAACCCAGATGATGTTATGGCCTTGATTTACAGCTATGACGCGCTCTTGGAGGTGGGGGATATAAGTGCGGCTAGAGGGCGCTTAAACAGGCTTATAGTCATAGCTGGAGATGATTTTCGGGTACTGCAACGGCAAATAGCTCAGTGCTGTCAGATGAGATTAGTTTCTGGTGAGGAGGGTAAACAGACTAAAAAAATGATTACTTCTCTACTGCGACTGACTCCTGATGGAGTTGGGGCTTATAATTCCCTGGCCTATTATCATATTTTACGGGGGGATTGGCGGCAAGGTGTAGAGGTCTTAGCCAAGTTTACCGCCGAACACCCTCAGCATCCTTATGGTTGGTATTTCTATGGGCGCTGTTTATCCGATACGGGAGAGTATCAGAAGGCGGCGCTGATGATGGAGAAAGCTTATCATCTCTATCCCGATGATTGTGAGATTTATCGGGGGTTGTGTGAAATTTTACCCTTTGTGACCTCTCCCCCTACCCCTCTCCACCTCCCCCTACCCCCTCCTGCGAGGAGGGGGGAAAGCGGAACATCTTTTATTTTTGGAGAGGGGAGTAAGATAACTCTTGCTTCGATAGTTGAGGAAATGTTGAAACGTTTTCCTGAGCTATGGAGTGTTTGGGCGACTGCCGGACGGGTATTAGTAGAACATTTTCAAGAGTTTGAACGAGGGTGTCAGGTTTCTCAACAAGGGACGGAATTACAACCCCAGTTAGCTGATGCTTGGTTTCGTCATGGGCGGGTTTTAGCTAAGGCAGGAAAACACCAGGAAGCGGTGGAGGCGCTCTTGAAAGGATGGGCGCTTTTACCCGTCGGGGGTTATCAGCTATCTGTACCTGCTGCGGTGTGGTTGGGAGAGAGTTACAAAGCGCTCTGTGATGCTAAAACCAGTAAGAAATGGTGGGAAGCGGCTGGTCAGGGATGTCAGGAATTAAGGACTTTTAACCCGGCTGCGGCGGATTACTGGTTAGGGTTAGCTCTGGTAGGGTTGGGGGATAAGTTGGGAGCAATACAGGCATATCAAAGCGCTTTGACTCAGCAGTTATTGTATCCGGCTCGTGGGGAAGTGGAGAAGATTTTGCAACGGCTCAAAGGTAAGAAGGGTAAGGGTTCTAGGGGATGA
- a CDS encoding RNA polymerase sigma factor: MFSLSDVEIGNVLPKSSQIITGDQKPERDFWPIWESERDYFYKLCLRWMGGNSHDAEDVLNQVMLKAWNKWEKSANKIIYPKSWLSRIIYNFCMDIHRKRKREAQNIDNIDELQLADDTAFRSEVGIPETNMLNQEMRAYLGHLIESLPNKLRVPFILSCYYDKPYQDVAKQLALSEENARQRIYKARRILKKQLKKYLAGEDNTSLDPLSPFLKKDIPLGEKFQFDETIPTKSQQEEINYKVTVICLETLPHPWYSSANSLGWR; this comes from the coding sequence GTGTTCTCTTTATCAGATGTAGAAATCGGAAATGTATTGCCAAAATCAAGCCAGATCATAACCGGAGATCAAAAACCTGAGCGAGATTTTTGGCCAATATGGGAATCAGAGCGAGATTATTTTTATAAGCTTTGCCTACGGTGGATGGGAGGGAATTCTCATGATGCCGAAGATGTCCTGAATCAAGTAATGCTAAAAGCCTGGAATAAGTGGGAAAAATCTGCCAACAAAATTATCTATCCAAAAAGTTGGTTGTCTCGAATTATTTATAACTTTTGTATGGATATACATCGAAAACGTAAACGAGAAGCCCAAAATATAGATAATATTGATGAGCTTCAATTGGCAGATGATACAGCATTTAGGTCTGAGGTAGGCATTCCTGAAACTAATATGTTGAATCAGGAAATGCGAGCATATCTGGGGCACTTAATTGAATCATTACCTAATAAACTGCGTGTTCCTTTTATTTTATCCTGTTACTATGATAAACCCTATCAAGATGTCGCTAAACAACTCGCCCTTTCTGAAGAAAATGCTCGTCAACGTATTTACAAGGCACGACGGATTTTAAAAAAGCAATTAAAGAAGTATCTTGCCGGGGAAGATAACACTTCTCTAGATCCCCTTTCACCATTCTTAAAAAAGGATATTCCTCTGGGAGAAAAGTTTCAATTTGATGAAACCATACCCACAAAGAGCCAACAAGAAGAAATTAACTATAAAGTAACAGTAATATGTCTGGAAACACTGCCACATCCTTGGTACAGTTCAGCCAATTCTCTGGGGTGGAGATGA
- a CDS encoding heavy metal translocating P-type ATPase, producing the protein MENTTLKLTGMGCASCASRIEQAIEKVPGVASCKVNFGAEQATVQYNPKQTSLTEIQAAVDKAGYQAFPMKQFDTQSEDLEKKIRLKEQKDLSQKVIVGAVISVILIIGALPMMVGVSLPFIPLWLHNPWLQLILTIPVQFWCGYRFYINSWKAFKHHTATMDTLIALGTSAAFFYSLFATLFPQVLRQQGLSAEVYYETAAVVITLILVGRLLENRAKGQTSDAIRQLMGLQAKTALVIRNGQEIDLPIAAVQVDDIILVRPGEKIPVDGEIVKGNSTIDESMVTGESVPVKKYPGDEVIGATLNKTGSFQFKATRVGQDTVLAQIVQLVQQAQGSKAPIQRFADQITGWFVPGVMGIAILTFILWFNFTGNITLALICTVGVLIIACPCALGLATPTSVMVGTGKGAENGILIKDAQSLELAYQLQTIVLDKTGTLTEGKPTVTDFITVRGVTDGNELKLLQLAGSVERYSEHPLAEAIIRYCKTQQVTLTDATDFEAVAGSGVQGRVEGQWVQIGTQRWMQELGLVTESLEQDQEKLQYLSKTVIWLAVNGKIEGIMGISDALKPASAAAVKALQRMKLEVVMLTGDNYPTAKAIAHQLGITRVIAEVKPDQKAAQIAAIQREGKRVAMVGDGINDAVALAQADVGIAIGTGTDVAIAASDITLISGDLQGIVTAIQLSRATIRNIKQNLFFAFIYNVAGIPIAAGILYPMFGWLLNPIIAGGAMALSSVSVVTNALRLRNFEPVSR; encoded by the coding sequence ATGGAAAATACAACCCTCAAACTCACAGGCATGGGGTGCGCCTCTTGTGCATCTCGCATAGAACAAGCTATCGAAAAAGTTCCGGGTGTCGCCAGTTGTAAGGTTAATTTTGGCGCAGAACAGGCAACGGTTCAGTATAACCCTAAACAAACTAGCTTAACTGAAATACAAGCAGCAGTGGACAAGGCAGGATATCAAGCCTTTCCCATGAAACAATTTGATACTCAATCAGAAGACCTGGAAAAAAAAATCCGTCTGAAGGAACAAAAAGACTTATCTCAAAAAGTCATAGTAGGGGCAGTCATCAGCGTTATTTTAATTATCGGCGCTTTGCCGATGATGGTGGGAGTCTCTTTACCCTTTATTCCCTTATGGTTGCATAATCCTTGGTTACAACTCATTTTAACTATTCCGGTACAATTTTGGTGTGGTTATCGCTTCTATATCAACAGTTGGAAAGCCTTTAAACATCACACCGCCACGATGGATACTCTTATCGCGTTAGGAACTAGCGCCGCTTTCTTTTACTCCCTATTTGCAACCCTATTTCCTCAAGTTTTACGTCAACAAGGGTTAAGCGCAGAAGTGTATTATGAAACGGCGGCAGTGGTTATAACTTTAATTTTAGTCGGACGACTCCTAGAAAACCGGGCTAAGGGGCAAACTTCCGATGCTATCCGACAACTGATGGGGTTACAAGCAAAAACCGCTCTTGTTATCCGCAACGGGCAAGAAATAGACCTACCGATCGCAGCAGTGCAAGTCGATGATATAATTTTAGTGAGGCCTGGAGAAAAAATCCCCGTTGACGGGGAAATAGTCAAAGGAAATTCTACTATTGATGAGTCGATGGTAACGGGGGAAAGTGTTCCCGTAAAAAAATATCCGGGGGATGAAGTTATCGGCGCGACTCTTAATAAAACCGGTAGTTTTCAATTTAAAGCCACTCGCGTCGGACAAGATACGGTTTTAGCCCAAATTGTGCAATTAGTGCAACAGGCGCAAGGTTCAAAAGCTCCGATACAAAGATTTGCTGATCAAATTACCGGTTGGTTTGTTCCTGGTGTGATGGGGATTGCTATACTAACCTTTATCCTCTGGTTTAATTTTACTGGAAATATTACCCTGGCGTTAATTTGTACCGTTGGGGTGTTAATTATTGCTTGTCCTTGTGCGTTAGGGTTAGCTACACCTACATCTGTCATGGTAGGAACCGGTAAAGGGGCAGAAAACGGGATTTTAATTAAAGATGCCCAAAGTTTAGAATTAGCCTATCAATTACAAACCATCGTCTTAGATAAAACGGGAACTTTAACGGAAGGAAAACCCACTGTCACTGATTTTATTACGGTTAGGGGGGTGACAGATGGCAATGAATTAAAACTCCTCCAGTTAGCCGGTTCTGTAGAACGATATTCCGAACATCCCTTAGCTGAGGCTATTATACGTTACTGTAAAACCCAACAAGTAACCCTCACCGACGCGACAGACTTTGAAGCAGTAGCCGGCAGTGGCGTACAAGGGAGAGTAGAGGGGCAATGGGTGCAAATTGGAACACAACGATGGATGCAAGAATTAGGTCTGGTTACGGAGAGTTTAGAACAGGATCAAGAAAAGTTACAATATTTAAGTAAAACTGTCATCTGGCTCGCGGTCAATGGTAAAATAGAGGGTATTATGGGCATTTCCGACGCGCTTAAACCTGCCTCTGCTGCCGCCGTCAAAGCCTTACAACGGATGAAGTTAGAAGTGGTGATGCTAACGGGTGATAATTATCCTACTGCAAAAGCGATCGCCCATCAATTAGGCATAACCAGAGTCATCGCCGAAGTCAAACCGGATCAAAAAGCGGCGCAAATAGCAGCCATTCAACGGGAAGGAAAACGAGTCGCAATGGTAGGAGATGGAATTAATGACGCAGTAGCGTTAGCCCAGGCAGATGTCGGCATTGCCATCGGAACCGGGACAGATGTAGCGATCGCTGCTAGTGATATTACCTTAATTTCTGGAGATTTACAAGGGATTGTCACCGCCATACAATTATCGAGGGCAACCATTAGAAATATCAAACAAAATCTATTTTTTGCCTTCATTTATAATGTAGCAGGAATACCCATTGCTGCCGGTATTTTATATCCCATGTTCGGATGGTTACTTAATCCCATTATAGCCGGGGGAGCAATGGCTTTAAGTTCGGTTTCAGTGGTGACAAATGCTTTAAGATTACGAAATTTTGAACCGGTTAGTCGTTAG